One genomic segment of Halococcus sediminicola includes these proteins:
- a CDS encoding thiamine ABC transporter substrate-binding protein, protein MMRGNVTRRDYLAGASVGTLGVLAGCTSSAGSSPDTLRVGAREAYVNAVSTSAGEWVKKQFEKRHGTTIEWVIKEQGMNDFIQRRNEGAPLDADAYVGVTPTDIVRAERVLDDDTALFSPLDAIDTGSVVDEYWFDPQKRIVPTGASYVCIVYNGRKVSEPTSFDALLTSEYSGGLLLANPQTTVTGLDFLLWTIHEKGRDSYLDYWQRLLKNNVRAVKSWNSAYSAYESGEAPMVVSFSTDQIYATNEGKPLAKHRIGFPNDTGYAYVSGIGKFADTDHGDMVDTFAQFLLEPETQRRTAVLNVGFPAVENASLPKKYQPHAKEPKETIQYSVDELRKNADRWRSKWARQVASK, encoded by the coding sequence ATGATGCGAGGGAATGTTACACGGCGCGACTATCTCGCTGGGGCGAGCGTGGGAACTCTCGGTGTCCTCGCAGGTTGTACCTCTTCGGCTGGGTCAAGTCCCGACACTCTCCGTGTTGGCGCACGTGAGGCGTACGTCAACGCTGTCAGTACCAGCGCCGGCGAGTGGGTGAAAAAGCAGTTCGAAAAACGCCACGGAACGACGATAGAATGGGTAATCAAAGAGCAAGGGATGAACGACTTCATCCAGCGCCGCAACGAGGGTGCACCGCTTGATGCCGACGCCTATGTTGGCGTTACCCCCACCGATATTGTGCGTGCCGAGCGCGTGCTTGACGACGATACCGCGCTGTTCTCGCCGTTGGATGCGATTGACACCGGATCTGTTGTCGATGAGTACTGGTTCGATCCACAGAAACGGATCGTCCCGACAGGTGCCTCCTATGTCTGTATCGTCTACAATGGCCGAAAGGTGTCTGAACCCACTTCGTTTGATGCGCTGCTTACTTCGGAATATTCAGGTGGGTTGTTGCTGGCGAATCCACAGACGACGGTCACGGGTCTCGATTTCCTTCTTTGGACCATCCATGAGAAGGGGCGAGACAGTTATCTCGATTACTGGCAGCGGCTCTTGAAAAACAATGTACGTGCTGTCAAATCATGGAATAGTGCGTACAGCGCCTACGAAAGCGGCGAGGCTCCAATGGTCGTGTCTTTCTCGACTGACCAGATCTACGCAACGAACGAGGGCAAACCGCTTGCCAAACACCGTATCGGTTTCCCGAACGACACGGGCTATGCTTACGTCAGCGGCATCGGGAAGTTCGCTGACACTGATCATGGCGATATGGTCGATACGTTCGCCCAGTTTTTGCTTGAACCCGAAACACAACGCCGGACGGCAGTTCTGAATGTCGGCTTTCCGGCTGTCGAAAATGCATCGCTACCGAAAAAATACCAGCCACATGCTAAGGAGCCTAAGGAGACAATTCAATATAGCGTGGACGAACTCCGCAAAAACGCGGACCGTTGGCGATCGAAGTGGGCTCGCCAGGTTGCCTCGAAATAG
- a CDS encoding TATA-box-binding protein encodes MDTKNIVADPYASLTVQNVIASSALDQEIDLASVAADLSDAEFDPDRFPGLIYRPKTAEATCLIFRSGKVTCTGGRSAEAAHETIQATVDALRKLGIDAERIDITVQNVVLDADLGEALNLEAIAIGLGLEDVEYEPEQFPGLIYRPDESNGVVLLFGTGKLVITGIRTRDKAEAVLETVVSRLSDLSLLSWMATIGTSSGERETTRSPQ; translated from the coding sequence ATGGATACTAAAAACATAGTCGCTGATCCGTATGCATCACTCACGGTTCAGAACGTCATTGCTTCGTCAGCGCTCGATCAGGAGATTGACCTCGCATCAGTTGCCGCTGATCTCAGCGATGCAGAGTTCGATCCAGACCGGTTCCCGGGATTGATCTACCGGCCCAAGACCGCAGAAGCGACCTGTCTGATTTTCCGCTCGGGGAAGGTCACTTGCACGGGAGGACGAAGCGCCGAAGCAGCCCACGAGACGATTCAGGCGACTGTAGATGCTTTACGAAAGCTCGGCATCGACGCCGAGAGAATAGATATAACGGTCCAGAACGTGGTGTTGGACGCCGATCTCGGCGAGGCGCTGAATCTGGAGGCGATTGCGATTGGGTTAGGCCTTGAAGATGTCGAATACGAACCCGAGCAGTTCCCCGGTCTGATTTATCGGCCCGACGAATCCAATGGAGTGGTGTTGCTGTTCGGAACGGGGAAACTGGTGATTACGGGGATACGAACTCGAGATAAAGCTGAAGCAGTGTTGGAAACGGTCGTTAGCCGTTTGAGTGACCTTTCGCTTTTGAGTTGGATGGCGACTATCGGTACCAGCTCTGGCGAACGTGAGACGACGAGAAGCCCGCAGTAG
- a CDS encoding zinc ribbon domain-containing protein, whose product MDTMSPVDPRCPECGEPIGMTSAFCIHCSADLTDYSEDTILGTGEQRGDMQRSSPSHASTPSENSTTDKALLDPDRLTDTFLTAAVGLVGGFIVGVLLLVFVTGMLSAALGVATGFLVWLGTTIYFARRRTVQEAVSKAAYGIALSLLLYSLIPFSSTWEANSLTTRLTDFVVLLVIVSIPVAIIAGVGHLARRFAPDDDTRT is encoded by the coding sequence ATGGATACGATGAGTCCCGTCGACCCGCGCTGTCCGGAATGCGGCGAGCCCATCGGGATGACGTCCGCCTTCTGCATACACTGTTCAGCTGATCTGACCGATTACTCCGAAGACACGATCCTCGGCACTGGCGAACAGCGCGGCGACATGCAGCGATCGTCACCGTCGCACGCATCGACGCCATCCGAAAACTCCACCACTGACAAAGCATTGCTCGATCCCGATAGATTGACCGACACGTTCTTGACCGCCGCGGTGGGTCTCGTCGGTGGTTTCATTGTCGGTGTCTTGCTGTTGGTCTTCGTAACCGGAATGCTGTCGGCTGCGCTCGGCGTTGCTACCGGCTTCCTCGTGTGGCTTGGGACGACGATTTATTTCGCCCGACGACGGACCGTCCAGGAGGCCGTCTCGAAAGCTGCCTATGGAATCGCACTTTCCCTCCTACTGTACTCGCTGATCCCGTTCAGTTCGACGTGGGAAGCGAACAGCCTGACCACTCGTTTGACTGATTTCGTCGTTTTACTCGTCATTGTCTCCATTCCCGTCGCCATCATCGCGGGTGTCGGACACCTCGCTAGACGATTCGCCCCAGATGACGACACCCGGACGTGA
- the tbsP gene encoding transcriptional regulator TbsP, with protein MTITSNHVGTSVGENFRTILAEESGEIMAIGFDEDSTREFVEILAESDEPPKARLLVEEDVLKWVRDNFILASTAADLLEADTLEVRAATDQLDGALMVTGERVISLLTSDEHSAALVTDDEEFVAAARKQRNDLWEGGEEFDLRTPAYTRVLDSLAERFSSEMEADFRTALASVESMADDGGLDEVGLSLLLAAKHEQLLYDISRWGEDVGVASKATFSRTKTHLEERGLLETEKVPLDVGRPRLRLLVGDERLGEADAEELVSVARELLSAVSA; from the coding sequence ATGACAATCACTTCGAACCACGTGGGAACATCGGTAGGTGAAAACTTTCGGACGATCCTTGCCGAGGAGAGCGGAGAGATCATGGCTATTGGTTTCGACGAGGATTCGACGCGCGAGTTCGTCGAGATACTCGCCGAGAGTGACGAGCCACCGAAAGCGCGTCTGCTTGTCGAAGAAGACGTGCTGAAATGGGTGCGCGATAATTTCATATTAGCGAGCACGGCGGCGGATTTGCTTGAAGCGGATACCTTGGAAGTACGGGCGGCCACCGATCAGTTAGATGGTGCGTTGATGGTGACCGGGGAGAGGGTCATTTCGCTGCTCACATCGGACGAGCACAGCGCCGCGCTGGTGACTGACGACGAGGAGTTCGTTGCGGCGGCTCGTAAGCAGCGGAACGACCTCTGGGAGGGTGGCGAGGAGTTCGATCTACGGACGCCGGCGTACACGCGTGTCCTGGACTCGCTCGCTGAGAGGTTCAGCTCGGAGATGGAGGCGGACTTTCGGACAGCTCTGGCATCGGTTGAGAGCATGGCCGATGACGGCGGATTAGATGAAGTAGGGTTGAGCCTGCTGCTGGCAGCCAAACACGAACAGCTGCTGTACGACATCTCGCGATGGGGTGAGGATGTGGGTGTCGCAAGCAAAGCGACGTTCTCACGGACGAAGACTCACCTCGAAGAGCGAGGATTGCTCGAGACCGAGAAAGTACCACTCGATGTGGGCCGGCCCCGATTGCGCTTACTAGTCGGTGACGAGCGCCTGGGCGAGGCGGATGCTGAGGAGTTGGTGAGCGTCGCTCGTGAGCTACTGTCGGCAGTTTCGGCCTAA
- a CDS encoding DUF1643 domain-containing protein — MRRCIGYAEDCGYGRLVVGNLFALRSTDSRLIGSSPAGVISSVTQLGS, encoded by the coding sequence ATACGGCGGTGTATCGGCTACGCAGAAGACTGTGGCTACGGCAGACTGGTCGTCGGGAATCTGTTCGCGCTCCGGAGCACCGATTCACGTCTGATCGGGAGTTCACCGGCTGGAGTGATATCATCGGTTACCCAGTTGGGCAGTTGA
- a CDS encoding mechanosensitive ion channel family protein, protein MIPLQQGFSLDPQSLLNQYGPALVSAAVTIVLFLVSFVIIYYVGKAIVVRMLNATLDNRDIDETIAGLLVSTVVAITAVLAIVIAATIAGAGVVLAAFATLAGALALAVGFAAQDIISNFVAGIFIIQDEPFKIGDWIEWDDNVGVVREIQLRVTKLDTFDNEEVTVPNSDLASAVVTNPTGNDQLRVGVDFGIEYDDNIEDARAAILDEAQKLDGALAEPEPAAPVTSLGDSAVVLSGRVWIDPNRTGYAPTAAAFTEAVKKRFDVEGIGMPYPYTELTGSVEAETLDGAGYSATDD, encoded by the coding sequence ATGATACCACTCCAGCAAGGGTTTTCACTCGACCCACAGTCGTTGCTCAATCAGTACGGACCAGCACTCGTCAGCGCTGCCGTGACGATCGTACTGTTCCTCGTCTCGTTCGTCATCATCTACTACGTCGGCAAGGCCATCGTGGTCCGGATGTTGAACGCCACGCTCGACAATCGTGACATTGATGAGACGATTGCAGGATTACTCGTGAGCACGGTAGTCGCGATCACGGCTGTGCTTGCAATCGTGATCGCAGCAACGATCGCAGGCGCTGGCGTCGTGCTCGCAGCATTTGCGACGCTCGCTGGTGCGCTCGCACTCGCGGTCGGGTTCGCTGCACAAGACATCATCTCGAACTTCGTCGCGGGAATCTTCATCATTCAGGACGAGCCATTCAAGATCGGCGACTGGATCGAGTGGGATGATAACGTCGGTGTCGTCAGGGAAATCCAACTCCGAGTCACGAAACTCGATACGTTCGACAATGAGGAAGTCACAGTGCCGAACAGTGACCTCGCCAGCGCCGTTGTGACCAACCCCACGGGCAACGACCAGCTCAGGGTCGGTGTCGACTTCGGCATCGAGTACGACGATAATATTGAAGACGCGCGTGCGGCAATTCTCGACGAGGCGCAGAAACTCGATGGAGCGCTCGCCGAACCCGAACCCGCCGCGCCCGTCACAAGCCTCGGCGATTCCGCAGTCGTGCTCTCGGGACGTGTCTGGATCGATCCGAACCGTACCGGCTACGCACCGACGGCCGCCGCGTTCACCGAAGCGGTCAAGAAACGCTTCGACGTCGAGGGCATCGGCATGCCGTACCCCTACACCGAACTCACCGGAAGCGTCGAGGCCGAAACTCTCGACGGGGCAGGATACTCAGCAACGGACGACTAA
- a CDS encoding DUF7260 family protein, producing the protein MTPQAIKPISNARERVEREQARTQVEKRAFQRFHTRVANIECSHSQNGAWRQPQQPVRTLSDTEPGGATIERIEDAFQETLLDTDHYDDEYNDASIHEAIAGELGPGIAHVLKQNVDISQNLQTTILEAAKQAHRDRRAFSMWLDREATSLVETDEQLCKITATVSELADSPFEVWSDENLTAARDRLHALEHDCDMLADQRQAFLNERPPTDNLHLDGRTFDEYLYHSQDFTYPVLSEIASSADRIQQVRGWITQSLTDSN; encoded by the coding sequence ATGACCCCACAAGCGATCAAACCTATCAGTAACGCGCGCGAGCGCGTCGAGCGAGAGCAAGCCCGAACACAGGTCGAAAAGCGTGCATTCCAGCGATTTCATACCCGCGTTGCCAATATCGAATGCAGTCACTCCCAGAACGGGGCGTGGAGACAACCCCAGCAACCAGTCCGCACACTCTCCGATACGGAGCCCGGTGGAGCGACGATCGAGCGAATCGAGGACGCCTTTCAGGAGACGCTTCTGGATACCGACCATTACGACGACGAGTACAACGACGCCTCGATCCACGAAGCCATTGCAGGAGAGCTCGGACCGGGTATTGCTCACGTCCTCAAGCAGAATGTTGACATCTCCCAAAACCTCCAGACGACGATTCTCGAAGCCGCAAAGCAGGCCCATCGCGATCGCAGGGCATTCTCGATGTGGCTCGATCGAGAAGCGACATCGCTCGTCGAGACTGACGAACAACTATGCAAGATTACCGCCACTGTCTCCGAGCTTGCCGATTCACCGTTTGAAGTCTGGTCCGATGAAAATCTCACCGCCGCTCGTGATCGACTCCACGCGCTTGAACATGACTGTGACATGCTTGCTGATCAGCGTCAAGCGTTCCTCAACGAACGTCCACCAACGGACAACCTGCATCTCGATGGGAGAACTTTTGACGAGTACCTCTATCACTCACAGGATTTCACGTATCCAGTATTATCAGAAATTGCGAGCTCTGCCGACAGAATACAACAAGTACGGGGCTGGATCACACAGTCGTTGACAGATTCGAATTGA
- a CDS encoding M14 family zinc carboxypeptidase produces MSNDQHYHEEADPHDPTNRYTAEEAAELDENAFGDSIGRRTFLSIAAATGAALALPSTVSAEVTDDALTDIAEYVVNATPDDYEATLVLEFADRDALETFADAYAEPNWNIEEDSLPPKAETRESPTPAAHAYLTAEELDQALDISDVEFVDFSPGANPFWRLDNPYGDRVFPEVKDARDFVSHSELGQGLQYLEDEYPDRIRAHSIGQGPGWENLRTGEDPDRKDIYVAAVTADAQDEESFQEKDKAVFSLSIHGDEPAGRVGGTRLLEDAVRGEADAIKDLLDDIVVVFLYVNPDGWVVRKPQYEFESWGGTERFRYHRGNAAIGDTNRQYPTMGWVNPGYWPAEPEDTPEVRPDDPEGRGYEDVVPDALSVVEHFRGYDNVEYLCDYHGMDLSDAMTLNLETNAPFDHDGTHNLDEVNRRIVDALDDQWGSPERIAEDTMRAGEDIHGVEGYVPDRLIDYGSIYDCLGYQITGGLLGWAGQPEEFGGLGAITVAPEMILRDAYDFKPYIERHLGLAYRLSMEEFSQLTAADTDATIATGDQDTAYVASDVLTRSSANLPFTDEGDDGPGNGQGPPPHASVRRSRGRSDHSGGVSAESGGSTHSLAAEFHAEGINEGVIQLVNPGGQVVREVDLADPTTDSHSAFYIPDPDDGKWIVEYDGDAGVDVETILLESEDEYPNPEETLGYSQREYEVNPMRFFEDLRPNLEDGEIDDMSVHHVSVGRLLRGRSGKRHYDNLVIAHNDGIDNSEYVSEIERFVEAGGDLVLTDTGLNLLAVLDVGDMAAISADDIKETSVDIGNLNNRDFDHPLLTDIREIQQEVWKGSQLGYTTGDDSPVTTVDTDAFEAAGGTVGGTMGGETYWEQDEDGNWEQISVPGEVGVGTLTVGDSEINVLGSVLPPANQRELHPFGMADYAVSFMGHTLVCNALGFEQRRYVNGELVGTWGEIR; encoded by the coding sequence ATGAGCAACGATCAACACTACCACGAGGAGGCAGATCCGCACGATCCGACCAACCGATACACTGCCGAAGAGGCTGCAGAACTCGACGAAAACGCATTCGGAGACTCGATTGGCCGCCGCACGTTCCTGAGCATCGCGGCCGCGACCGGGGCCGCGCTCGCCTTGCCCAGTACAGTATCAGCCGAGGTCACCGACGACGCGTTGACCGACATCGCCGAGTACGTTGTCAACGCGACGCCCGACGACTACGAGGCGACGCTCGTCCTCGAGTTCGCGGACAGAGACGCACTCGAAACGTTTGCCGACGCGTACGCGGAACCCAATTGGAACATCGAGGAGGATTCGCTTCCCCCGAAGGCGGAGACGCGAGAGTCGCCGACTCCGGCGGCCCACGCATACCTCACCGCCGAGGAGCTCGATCAGGCACTAGATATTTCTGACGTTGAATTCGTCGATTTCTCACCAGGTGCGAACCCCTTCTGGAGGTTGGACAACCCCTACGGCGACCGCGTCTTCCCCGAGGTTAAGGATGCGCGTGATTTCGTCTCCCACAGCGAACTTGGCCAAGGACTCCAGTATCTGGAGGACGAGTACCCCGACCGCATCCGCGCTCACTCCATCGGCCAGGGACCAGGTTGGGAGAACCTGCGCACGGGCGAGGACCCCGACCGTAAGGACATCTATGTCGCGGCAGTGACGGCCGACGCTCAGGACGAAGAGTCCTTCCAAGAGAAGGACAAAGCTGTTTTTTCCCTTTCAATCCACGGGGACGAGCCCGCGGGCCGCGTGGGTGGCACACGCCTCCTTGAGGATGCAGTAAGAGGTGAGGCCGATGCCATCAAGGACCTTCTTGACGACATCGTCGTTGTCTTCCTCTACGTCAATCCCGATGGTTGGGTCGTCCGAAAGCCACAGTACGAATTCGAGAGTTGGGGAGGAACGGAACGGTTCCGCTATCACCGCGGGAACGCAGCCATCGGGGACACTAACCGGCAGTACCCAACGATGGGCTGGGTCAACCCCGGGTACTGGCCAGCCGAGCCAGAGGACACCCCCGAGGTGCGTCCCGATGATCCCGAGGGGCGGGGCTACGAAGACGTGGTTCCGGATGCGCTGTCGGTCGTCGAGCATTTCCGGGGCTACGACAACGTCGAGTATCTCTGTGACTACCATGGGATGGACCTGTCGGATGCGATGACGTTAAATCTGGAGACGAACGCGCCGTTCGATCACGACGGTACGCACAACCTCGACGAGGTGAACCGACGAATCGTGGACGCGCTGGACGACCAGTGGGGGAGCCCCGAGAGAATCGCCGAGGACACCATGCGCGCCGGCGAGGACATCCACGGCGTCGAAGGATACGTCCCCGACCGACTGATCGACTACGGCTCGATCTATGACTGCCTGGGCTACCAGATTACCGGCGGGTTGCTCGGCTGGGCAGGCCAGCCAGAGGAGTTCGGCGGTCTCGGTGCCATCACGGTCGCCCCCGAGATGATCCTCCGGGACGCCTACGACTTCAAGCCCTACATCGAGCGCCACCTCGGCCTGGCCTACCGCCTATCGATGGAGGAGTTCTCCCAGTTGACCGCCGCAGACACTGACGCGACGATAGCCACTGGCGACCAAGACACCGCCTACGTCGCCTCCGATGTCCTCACGCGTTCATCCGCGAACCTTCCGTTCACCGACGAGGGAGACGACGGCCCCGGCAACGGACAGGGGCCGCCACCGCACGCCAGCGTCCGGCGCAGCCGAGGTCGATCGGATCATTCGGGCGGAGTGAGCGCTGAGTCCGGCGGATCAACCCACTCGTTGGCTGCGGAGTTCCACGCGGAGGGTATCAACGAGGGTGTCATCCAGCTCGTCAACCCCGGCGGGCAGGTCGTCCGCGAGGTCGACCTCGCGGACCCGACAACGGATAGCCACAGCGCCTTCTACATCCCTGATCCGGACGACGGCAAGTGGATCGTCGAGTACGACGGCGACGCCGGCGTCGACGTCGAGACGATTCTCCTAGAGTCCGAGGATGAGTACCCTAACCCCGAGGAGACGCTGGGCTATTCTCAGCGCGAGTACGAGGTCAACCCCATGCGGTTCTTCGAGGACTTGCGGCCCAACCTCGAAGACGGGGAGATCGACGATATGAGCGTCCATCACGTGTCGGTCGGTCGGCTGCTCCGTGGTCGATCGGGCAAGCGCCACTACGACAACCTGGTGATCGCCCACAACGATGGGATCGACAACTCAGAGTACGTCTCGGAAATCGAGAGGTTCGTCGAGGCCGGTGGCGACCTCGTACTCACCGACACCGGGCTGAACCTCCTCGCTGTCCTTGATGTCGGCGACATGGCGGCCATCTCCGCTGACGACATCAAGGAAACCTCGGTAGACATCGGCAACCTCAACAACCGCGACTTCGACCACCCGCTACTCACGGACATCCGGGAGATCCAACAAGAGGTCTGGAAGGGGTCACAGCTCGGCTACACCACCGGGGACGACTCGCCGGTCACGACCGTCGACACCGACGCGTTCGAGGCCGCTGGCGGTACCGTCGGCGGAACCATGGGCGGCGAAACGTACTGGGAGCAAGACGAGGACGGTAACTGGGAACAGATATCCGTTCCCGGCGAGGTCGGTGTCGGGACGCTGACGGTGGGCGACTCGGAAATCAACGTTTTAGGGTCGGTTCTCCCGCCGGCGAACCAGCGGGAATTGCATCCGTTCGGAATGGCTGACTATGCGGTGTCGTTCATGGGTCACACGCTCGTCTGTAACGCACTCGGGTTCGAACAGCGCCGCTACGTCAACGGTGAGCTCGTTGGGACATGGGGTGAGATCCGGTAG
- a CDS encoding UPF0058 family protein has product MKKKEILQIHSLLHILQQHAIAEYEVDGEAFEEYESLDITPYQVYERKEEHKEAVFALSESIIGTLEEDSGGHDDDRTEPIAAK; this is encoded by the coding sequence ATGAAGAAAAAAGAGATACTTCAGATCCATTCGCTGCTCCACATACTGCAGCAGCATGCTATAGCAGAGTATGAGGTTGATGGTGAGGCGTTCGAGGAGTATGAGTCACTGGATATTACGCCTTATCAGGTCTACGAGCGGAAAGAAGAGCATAAGGAGGCGGTGTTTGCGCTTTCGGAGTCAATCATCGGTACGCTTGAAGAAGATAGTGGCGGCCACGATGATGATCGTACAGAGCCGATAGCTGCAAAGTAA
- a CDS encoding DUF7563 family protein: protein MPECQNCKAFVTGQYVRVFAPAGMETVPAVRTARGSSRWGRHPRCPITGTLMNDSATGSTATLLGSRMMLFRDALLSKENVPVAHVLQ from the coding sequence ATGCCTGAATGCCAGAACTGCAAGGCGTTCGTCACCGGTCAGTATGTCCGAGTGTTCGCACCTGCTGGAATGGAAACCGTACCGGCTGTCCGAACTGCTCGGGGAAGTTCGCGATGGGGCCGACATCCGCGATGCCCGATCACCGGGACACTGATGAACGACTCCGCGACAGGATCCACCGCAACACTGCTTGGCAGTCGGATGATGCTGTTCAGAGACGCACTACTGTCGAAAGAGAATGTCCCCGTAGCACACGTCTTGCAATAA
- a CDS encoding thiamine-binding protein has protein sequence MTVTASLAVSPVDDPDVDFDAEVAAAIDALEDCDVRYETHPMETTLEAESLEAVFTAAQTATEAVDARRVSTTLKIDHYREDSLSVDEKVDRVEEYLDGEARSQ, from the coding sequence ATGACAGTCACTGCTAGCCTTGCGGTTTCGCCAGTCGATGACCCAGATGTGGACTTTGATGCCGAGGTTGCCGCCGCTATCGATGCGCTTGAAGACTGTGATGTGCGCTATGAGACCCATCCGATGGAGACCACGCTTGAGGCTGAGAGCCTTGAGGCGGTGTTCACCGCCGCGCAGACTGCGACCGAAGCTGTCGATGCCCGCCGTGTCTCTACCACGCTCAAAATCGACCACTATCGAGAGGACTCGCTCTCCGTCGACGAGAAAGTTGATCGCGTCGAAGAATATCTTGATGGCGAAGCACGCTCGCAATGA
- a CDS encoding RNA-guided endonuclease InsQ/TnpB family protein: MYYAYKYRLEPSDTHREELDRHRDICRQLYNHALYRFNQIPEDAGTLNQRVRSIRDELPSLKDWWGGLSDVYSTVLQTAVMRIEQNIKGLSKLKENGYGVGRLKWKPPRAFRSFTYSQSGFKLDKKGGQTVLSLSKLADIPIRLHRAIPDDATVKQVTLKKEPTGEWFATFGVEFDRAPPEPPTGPEKVVGIDVGILKYAHDTDGAAVESLDLTDERERLEREQRALSRKEHGSANYDRQRRRVAECHADLKRKRRDFLHKLSNYYAREYDLVAVEDLNVRGMLESPSNSRNTASAAWRTFLSMLEYKCEREGTHYVPVEPAGTTKECAACGVSSDKPLWVREHACPSCGFTADRDANAAWNILSRGLERIGVGHPESTPVETALPVDTAVSAKRVIEAGSSALNERVSAK; this comes from the coding sequence ATGTACTACGCCTACAAATATCGTCTTGAACCGTCCGACACTCACCGCGAGGAGTTGGACCGCCACCGAGACATTTGTAGGCAACTGTACAATCACGCTCTCTACCGATTCAACCAAATCCCCGAGGATGCAGGCACGCTCAATCAGCGTGTTCGGTCCATCCGAGATGAACTCCCGTCCTTGAAAGACTGGTGGGGTGGTCTCTCGGACGTGTACTCGACAGTTCTGCAAACAGCAGTCATGCGGATAGAGCAGAACATCAAAGGCCTCTCCAAACTCAAGGAGAACGGCTACGGCGTCGGTCGCCTCAAGTGGAAGCCGCCTCGGGCGTTCCGCAGTTTCACGTACAGTCAGTCTGGCTTCAAGCTCGACAAGAAGGGCGGTCAGACTGTTCTGTCACTCTCAAAACTTGCGGATATACCGATACGGCTCCACCGCGCCATCCCCGACGACGCGACGGTGAAGCAGGTCACGCTCAAGAAGGAACCAACGGGCGAGTGGTTTGCCACGTTCGGCGTTGAGTTCGACCGAGCACCACCCGAACCACCGACCGGCCCCGAAAAGGTGGTCGGTATCGACGTAGGTATTCTGAAGTACGCTCACGACACCGACGGCGCGGCGGTCGAATCTCTCGACCTGACGGACGAACGTGAGCGGCTTGAACGCGAACAACGCGCTCTCTCACGGAAGGAACACGGGTCGGCCAACTACGACCGCCAACGTCGGCGAGTCGCGGAGTGTCACGCCGACCTGAAACGGAAGCGCCGAGACTTCCTGCACAAACTGTCGAACTACTACGCCCGCGAGTACGACCTCGTGGCGGTGGAGGACTTGAACGTTCGCGGGATGCTCGAAAGCCCGTCGAACAGCCGCAACACCGCGTCAGCGGCATGGCGGACGTTCCTCTCCATGCTCGAATACAAATGCGAGCGCGAAGGCACACACTACGTTCCGGTCGAACCGGCGGGGACAACCAAAGAGTGCGCTGCCTGTGGAGTTTCGTCCGACAAGCCGCTGTGGGTCCGCGAACACGCCTGTCCCTCGTGCGGTTTCACGGCGGACAGGGACGCGAACGCTGCATGGAACATTCTTTCTCGCGGCCTCGAACGTATAGGGGTGGGACACCCCGAATCAACGCCTGTGGAGACTGCGCTCCCTGTGGATACAGCCGTATCTGCAAAGCGCGTCATAGAGGCAGGAAGCTCCGCCCTCAACGAGCGCGTCAGCGCGAAGTAG